The Halonatronomonas betaini nucleotide sequence CAGTTAAGATACTGATCCTTATTACTGCAGGCTTCCAGGAGCTTACTGGCCTGGTCTATACTTATATCCTTATATTTAAAATCAGAGATCATCGATTTAATAAATCCAGGCAGGTCCTTGCCCAGCCATTTCTTAACAGCTTTATCATATCCGTAATCTCCATCTTCATAATCAAGAAACTGGAGAAGCTCATTCCTGCCAAAATCCAGCCTCTTTAAAATCTGATTCAAAATCCGATGCTGCTCGCCATCATCAATAACCTCAAAATCATCAGTTACTAAAATCTCATCTGGCCGCTCATTAATAATCCCATGGGCCAGAGAATGAATCGTCTTAACCTCAAAGTTAGCATTAAGATAACCAGATCTATCTAAAAAATCATTGATCTTCTTCCTGAAATTATAGACAGCTGAATTCATATAGGTAACGATCAGAATTTTGCTATCATCAACAAACCCCTCTGAAATCAACTCAGCTGCCAGATAGGCCAGAATAGTAGTCTTGCCGGCACCAGGCACAGCAGAAACTGAGAGATATCCTCCCTGATATTCAGCAACCTCCTCCTGACCTGGCCTCAATTTAATCATAAAATTCCATCCTTTCTAAATAAACCAATCTACCAGCTCCCCTTCCTGCTCAATCCCCCGGCTGTCAAAAAGACTGGTGGCCAGATAGATCCCCTTGCTACTCTTTCTAATCAGCGAGAGGATATTATCTAAAAGCTGGTCCTGCTTTAAACTTCTATCGATCCGATCATCCCAGTTAGCCTGCTGATTCCACTGTGGCGAAAGCACATAGGGATTAAGCAACTCCTTGGTAATCCCGGAAAACCAGAACTGGCTGCCAGTATCAAGTAAAAATAGATACTCGACTGAATCAACCAGAGTCGATGTAATAAATTTATAAGGAGTCGAAACAATCACCTTATCTCTAATCTTTTGCCCTGGCTCATTTAAAATTTCAGCAGCCAGAGTCCCCTTATTAATCATACTGATAAAATATTTGCCAATCCGATTACCATCAGTAATATTATAAGCCTCAATAATCTCAGCAAATTTATGAAATGACTTAATTATCTGCCTGCAGGCAATAATCTCCTCCTCATCAGGAGATAGTGGCGCCAAAAACTCAACGAAAACCTGCTGGAAAAAATCTCTAACCTCAATCTCAGCTTCAATCTTTTCTGCTATCCAGGCCTGAAGCTTATTATATTCCTCAAACCGCTTAAAACCAAGTCTCTCCCTTAATTCCTGCTGATCAATCTCAGGCAATCTATATTCATTAGCAATAACCCTCTCCGCCAGGATCGCTCCTCTGACCGGGTCTAAATCCAGCAACAAGACAAAGGTCTGCTGCAGTGATGTAAAATCAGGCCTGAGCTTCCAAGCAGGATAAACCAGCTGGGCCAGGGTCAAAAGGGCCTGAGAATATGGAATATCTATCAACCTTTTTGACCTGAGCAGATTAAAAATATCCAGTCCTTCCCTGGCCAGCTTCTCAGTAAAAGTAAATTCCAGCACCTTATCTAAATGGGGAGCAATCACCCCAATATCTCCAGGCTCAACCCCGGTCTCAACCAGTCGGATAACCTCATCAGCTACCTTGCCTAGCATATCACCTCTAAATTCAGAACTTATCCGCCCCTCAATATACTCACTGCTGTCAGCTAACTTCTGAGATCCTTCCAGATTCCTGGCCCCTGACCTATGAATACCGGAACTGGCCTTGACCCTGCCTTTAATTCTCTCAGCAAAATCAACAGCCTCCTGGGAGGCACCATAAAACTCTGTCAACTCTTCAATCTCAGCCTGATGGAAGAACTTCTTTTCAGCCAGTTTTGGGTTTCCACCAAAAAACCTGTTGATTTTTCCTTCTGGATTATAGGCCATAAAAGAATCCTGAGTTACCGAAAGCATATACTCTATCAATTTCTGAGCCGCCGGTGGAGTCAATTCAAGTTCATCAACAATTAAGTAATCATAGCTCTCTTCAAGCCTCTTTAAATATCTATCAGTCTTTAATAACCTAAAAAACAACTTAATCAATAACGAATAATCTATAACAAAATGATCATGACAGCTCTCCCGATACTGATTCATCAATAAAATAGCCTCTTTAAAAATTTTCCCCTTGTCAGTATCATCTGCCGCCCAGTCCAGCAGCCTTGCTTCCAGCTCGGCCATATTCAGCAGATTTAAAGCAGCCTGATTCAAATTATCAATCAACTGAACCGCAATACTATTTGAAGTCGAATTAAGATTAACAAAGTAATCCTTCTTATCCCTCCGCTGCTCAACGATCCTGGTCATTATGTAATGAGCCGTCTCGACATTCATAAAATATGGATCAACAGGCAGCCCCTCAATATCATAAACCTCAGGCCAGTAGGTCCTGACCTGATCCTGGGCCAGCCCAAAAAAAGTAAAAATATTTAACGGCCCGGACTTTTTAAGCTGAAGGTTATTCTTCCAATCCCGGACACTGGGGGCATTCTGGAGCAGCACCATAATTCTATCAGTCCCGACCTCTCTGGCCAGCTCCTGATATTTATCTTTTAAAATCGTAGTCTTCCCGGAACCAGCTGGACCTTTATAAATTTTTAAAATCTGCCCCACCTCCTGCCTCTTTTACCTGCATATTTTATATTCTAACATATTTAGTATATCAAATATTTCCTTATATATAAACAAGAAAAAACCTGACCGGCATCAGACCGATCAGGCCTATAATATCACCCTATCCAATATAATTATTCATCAATTTAAATCCAGATATGATTAATACCTGCTCCAGGATTGCTCCGGCTTTCCTCCAGGATTGCTCCGGGACAGGTCCTATCACTACAATAGACTGCGCCAGTATAACAGGATATTAAAACCAACCATATCCTGACTAAATCATACCAGAAAAATTTTTCAGTCTATAATAAAATGATAATAGAATGATGCAAAGCAGAAATTATTTTAGCCATTTTTTAATTTCATCTCTGGTGGGAACACTGCCTTCACTTACAATTTCGCCATCAATAGTCACTCCAGGTGTTAGCATAATCCCTTTTTCAGCAGCAGAATTAATATCATGATCATGGGTTACACTGGCATCAACACCTAATTCCTCAACAACCTCTCTAATCCTCTGTTCTGTAGTGTCACAATTCTTGCAGCCTGAACCATAAACAACTATCTCCATATTAATCATCCTCCCTGTAAATTATTATATAATAATATTGCCATAGACCATACCGGCAATCGTCGACATAATTACAACTAAAAGAATAAATACCGATGTCTTCTTTAAACCAAGCACGCTGTGAATAACCAGCATATTCGGCAAACTCAGAGCAGGACCGGCCAACAGTAACGATAAAGCCGGGCCTTCAGCCATCCCTAATCCCATCAAGCCCTGAAGAATTGGAATCTCTGTCAGGGTTGCAAAATACATAAAGGCAGCAATTATCGAGGCAAATAGGTTAGAACTTAAATCATTGGCCCCGACAAACCTGGTAATCCACTCCTGGGGAATCAACCCGGCCTCAGTCCCTGGCCGCCCCATCAATATTCCAGCAACTAAAACACCGGCAAAGAGTAACGGCAGAATCTGTTCAGTAAAGCTCCAGGATTCATCGACCCAGCTCTTTAACTCATCTTTTTTAAACCATTTAACTAAGATAATAGCCAGCACCGCCAGCAATCCAAAGGTTACCGGCCATTTAATTTCATAGATAAACTGGCCAAATCCAACTGTCTCTGACGGTTCTGCCCAGGCAGCAAAAATCAAAATCAAAATCATCACCAGAAAATATATCAGGTTCTGAACAGTAGTCCTATCTTCATCATCGCCATTAGCAGCAGCTCTCCTGGCAGCTGCAGCAGCCTCAGATTCCTCGTCACCACCTCTATCAAAAATCAAGCCCATCATTACACCAACAATCAGGGCAAAAATAACAGCAAAGACAATCCTGGCCAGTCCTAACTGCCAGCCTAAAACCCTGGCAGTAAGAATAATTGCCAGCACATTAATCGCCGGCCCTGAATACAAAAAGGCAGTCGCCGGTCCAATCCCGGCACCTCGTTTGTAAATCCCGGCAAAAAGGGGCAGAACAGTACAGGAACAGACCGATAAAATTGCCCCGGAAACAGAGGCCACTGAATAAGATACCCATTTTTTGGCCCCGGCCCCAAAATACTTAATTACAGCCTGTTTAGACATAAAGTTGGCTATTGCCCCGGCAACAAAAAAGGCCGGTACCAGGCTATATAATACATGATTCCTGGCATAATACTGAAGCATATGAAATCCTTCAATAATTGCCTCCTGCAAATCAGCACTCTCTAAAGGCAGAAAATATATAAAAGCAAATCCAATTATAAATATTCCAAGCTTCTTTTTCTTAGTCAAACTAGCACCTCCACTTAAATAAGACCTTTCTGTTTTTCCTCTAAATCCTTCTCCAATACCTGATCAAGACAGCTAAAGAATCCTGTCACACAGGGAACCCTCAGTGAATAATAATTATTTAAGCCATCCTTTCTAGCTTTGATCAATCCAGCCTGTTTTAAAATGCTTAAATGTCTGGAAATAACAGATTGGCTGGCATCAGCAAGCATCTCCTCAAGTTCACTAACACAATGCTCTTTATTCTGTAAAATATCAACAATCTCAAGCCTTAATGGATGAGATAATGCTTTAGCAACCTCAGCCCTTGCCTGAAATAATTTTTTAGTGGTCATCAAGTTCACCTCTTTCCATAACTATATTACAATATTGAGATATAGTTGTCAAGTCCAATTTTTTTATGTATAATTACCTATATAAAGCAGGAGTTAGCCGATATGCCAAGAATTAATAAATAGAGAAACTATTTTGCTGGATTATTTTGCTGGCTGGAGGAGATATTATGAGTGATAATAAAAATTCAAACCGTAAAATTTTAACTGTATTACTTCTATTAATCTTTGTTGGGGCAGGCATTTTTTATTTTACAATGAACTTAGATGAAAGCGAATTTGCCGAGCCAATGAATGAAGAAGAACTAGAATTACTTGAAGACGAATCTGAAGATGAACCTAACGACGAACCTGAAGGCGAACTTGATGAAGAACCTGAAGATACGACCAGTGTAGATGTTGATGATTTAGATACCGAAACAACTCGAACAGATGATGAAACAGACGATCAAACTGATGATCCAGATGATTCTACATCCCATATAGATGATCAGGACATCCAGGACAGCCCTGCTGATTCCCCTGATTTAGATGATGACCGGACAGCTGTCGATGATGGCGAAGATCCAGAGCATGATCCTGAAATTGCAGAAGAGCCTGCAGTAACTGAAGATGAAAACGATGGAATTATTGATCGGATCATATCCTTTCTCTCCGAGCCATTTAGAGAGGAAGACCCTGAAGATATCGCAATTGATGACATAGATGATATTGAAGAAATTGAAGATATCAATGATATAGACGACCTCGAGGAAATAACTGAAGAAGAACTTGAGCAGGCAGATTCACCTATTCAACTTGCAAGTAAAAACCTTGTCGTTCTAGGAATTGATGATTTATCAGATCAACAGGAACTAAGCTTCGACTTTATCGGACTAATCTCATTTAATGCTGAAGATTTAGAGATAGAGTTTAAAATCATCCCATCCCGTTATACATATGAAGATCAAGAAATTAGAACCCTTTCCCGTCAGGAACTTACTGCAATTATCTCTGAAATTACTGGTTTAGAGATTGATTATGAGCTAGTTCTTGATTACAGCGGGTTCCAGTATTATGTAGATGAGATCGGTGGGATTGAACTAGAACTTGCCGATGATTTTATAATCCCTGACTTAGAACTTGAATTAACTCAAGGCAATAACTATCTCGATGGCGCTGAAGCTTTAAATTACGCAAGATTTTATAACCCTGACAATGGCGAAAGGAGCAGAATTAATCGCCAGCAGGAAGTTATCGATAAAATCTATCATAAAAGCCTGAGACTTGAAAATATTTTGAGACTACCTGGCCATTATAATCACCTAATAAATGAAAAAGAAGCAGTCGATACTGATATCGATCAGGAGCTTATAAGGAATACAATTAGATATATAAGGCAACTTGATCAGCTATCAATAAAATATAGTATTTTTAACGATTAATGGCGCATAAAGGAGAAATTAGCTGTATAATGGAGTATAAAAGTCCTTATCAGCCCTCATAAGCCTTATAACTGTTGACTTAAAACCGACTTTTATGTATACTATTTATTGCTGGCGGCGAAAATGTTGTCGCTTTTACAAAACTGGGGACGTAGCGAAGTGGTTTAACGCGTCGGCCTGTCACGCCGAAGATCGCGGGTTCAAATCCCGTCGTCCTCGCCACTTTTGGTGAGATAGCTCAGTCGGTAGAGCAGTGGATTGAAAATCCACGTGTCGGCAGTTCGATTCTGCCTCTCACCACCATTTTTCTTGCGGGAATAGCTCAGCGGTAGAGCGTCACGTTGCCAACGTGAATGTCGCGGGTTCAAATCCCGTTTCCCGCTCCATTAGAATTTTAAACCAATCCATTTGGTATCTGGCGGCGTCGCCAAGTGGTAAGGCAGAGGACTGCAAATCCTTTATCGGCGGTTCAAATCCGCCCGCCGCCTCCAAAAAAGATGAAGTAAAAACATATATGCCGGGGTGGCGGAATTGGCAGACGCATCGGACTTAAAATCCGGTGGGAATTTTTTCCCGTATCGGTTCGAGCCCGATCCCCGGCACCATTTTTTTTAAAGCAGTTTTCTGCACTGTGAGGGTATAGCTCAGTTGGTCAGAGCGCCACGTTGACATCGTGGAGGCCAGTGGTTCGAATCCACTTATCCTCACCATTTTTTTATTTTGAGACCATTTTTGATGGTCTTTTTTTAATTTCTAGATATACAATTTATCCCAAAACAGAGCCATAGCGGAGCCAAAAAGTTTTAAGCCAGATATTATAATAAATGTTTAAATACCAGTCTAAATATGTAAATAATCTACTCAATATTAAACTAAACCTGCAAGTCTATTGATTAATCCTTTAATTCTTCAATGCATGACTCACAGACAAATTTGCCCTTAAAAAAAGTTCTATTCTCCATACTGCCACAAAAATGACAGCCTGAACAGCCTGAATTAAATTTTCTTAAAATTATATTATCGCCATCTTTATAAAACTCCATTGGATCATTAAAATCTAATTTCATTGTAGTTCTTAACTCTTTTGGAAGAACAAGTCTACCAAGATTATCAACTTCTCTCACAATTCCTGTAGATTTCATTTTATTCCCTCCATTTTATATTTATTTCCATCAATTGTAATTTAATCATAAAATCACATCAAATACAAGGGTATTTTAAAATTTTGTGAAATAAATTATAAAGCAAAACCTAACTTATATCAGCCATTTTTTACCCAATCTACAAAAAATTGAGACAATATAATAATAAAAATCCAGAGTCCTCTTAAACCTCAGCTCTCACCTTAAACCTCAAAGCAATACCAGAAGGATCTCTCACAATAAAATCTCCCTCTTCTGACTTTTCAACTCTGGTAACTTCCCTGGCAGCATTAATAATCAACTCCAGGATGTCTTGATCCGGTACCGAGATCAGAACATATTCAATACCTGTAGCTTCTTCCGGTGGTGCCGAGCCTCCCTGGCTTTCCCAGGTATTAAGCCCCATATGGTGATGATAACCTCCAGTAGCCATAAAAGCGGCACTCTCGCCCTGCTGCATCATCAATTGAAGCCCAATAACATCACGATAAAATTCAATAGATTCCTCTAAATCACTTACTTTCAGGTGAACATGGCCCATAACTGTTCTTTCCGGTACACCTTCCCAGGATACATTGGTGGCATGCTGTAATAGATCTTCCACATCCAACCCTTCTGTTCCCATGGCTTCAACCTGGACAGCTTCTCGATCAGAATATATTTCAATACCAATACCATCTGGATCTTCCAGATAAATAGCCTCACTGACAGAATGATCCGATGCCCCTTTCAGCCACTGGCGATGATTTTGCAGATGCATCCAAAAATCGGCTAAGTCCGCCCGGTCTGGCAACAACAAAGCGCTATGGAATAACCCGGTAGCCCCAGGAGGCGGGTCAACAGAATTTTCTAACTGGCGAAGCACTAAAAGATCATTCACACCATCTGCTGATAAATAAACACTCCTGTTATCCCTTTTTCTCACTCTCAGACCAATCACCTCTTCATAAAAAGCAGTAGATCTACTCAAATCACTGACCTTCAATGCCACCTGATCAACTTTAATAATCTTTTGACCACTACCAGCCATAACGTATCACCACTTTCATTTTATTTTTTCCAATCAGATCTGACTTTATAAACCCTTTGCTATTTATAGACATTATATCATAATTTAATTTTTTTATATGTAATCAATTATTTGCAAACCTAATCAAATGAATTCAAATTAACTGCTCCAGCAAACACCACCAACTTTAAACCCACAAATAAATAATATATAATTATCAGAGGAGGTAGCCCAATGAACCCAAAAATAGAAAAGAAAAAATCTACAGTTAGCTTTATGATAAATCTCTACTGCAAAAACCACCATAGCAGCCCGAATACCCCCTGCAAATCCTGTAGAGAACTAATAGCATACGGCCACAACAAAATCGAAAAATGCCCTAATTTAGACAGTAATACAACCTGTGGAAATTGCGAGATCCACTGTTATAATCAAGAAATGCAAAATCAAATTAAAAAAGTAATGAAATATTCAGGCCCAAGAATGATCTTTCATCGCCCACTGACTGCCATCAAACATATTATCAGATCAAAGCTCCTAAATTAAAAAGATCCTGCAGAAAAACCACCTGCAGGATCGAATAATTTACTAATTTAACTTTGATAGCTTATTGCATCTGCTGGACATGCCTTCTGACATTCAAAACAGACCAGGCATTCCTTGCTATCTATTTCTCTAACCTTACTATCTCCAACCTGATAAATTGTATTATTAGGACAGGCCTGCTCGCAGAGGCCACAGTCTGTACAGTCATCTTCTGAGATCTCCATTCTGTATTTGGAAAATTTATTACTAATACTCAAAACCGTTCCATGGGGACAGATCCTGTGCCAGAAGCTCTCTTCAAAGAAGAGTGATATCACCAGGGCACCGACAACCAGAATCAGTATAATATTTAACCTATAGCCAAATCTTCTAACTGCTATCATTCCAGCTAGAAATCCCAGGATCAATATAACCCTAAAACTATTTAAAATAAGCCTGGAGCTAACTTTCTCTCTTGTAAGATTAAACTTATCATAAATCCAGCTCTGGAACCTAAGTAGTGTCCCCATGGGACAGGCCCAGCCACAATAAACTCTATCAAAAATCAAAGAAACCACTATCCCCAGCGCCCAGAAAGCAACCCATATCTGCAGATTACCCCTGAACAACAGGAAGAAAAACAGGCCAATAAATAAAATCTGGCTTATAGTTCTTTTCTTACTATTACTCAAATTAATCCCCCCAAAAGCCAATGAATGAATTGTCATTCACCAATGCCAAAAATTTTTGCCTTTCTATTTATACTCGATATTATACTTTATCGGTATCTCAGGGTCTAAAGAATTGCTAACCAGACAATTATCATGGGACTTTAATATAGCCTGTTCCAATTCTTTAACATCAAGCTCAGTCTTAATCTCATAATTTAACGTTATCTCAGCAAATAAATCAGGGGCTTCTGCCTTTACCGCTTCAGCAGTTATATCCAGTTCCTCCCAGTCAGTCTTAAGCTTTTTAAGTTCAGGCTTTAAAAAGAGCCCTGCACAGACAGCCAGACTGGCCAGAATCATTTCAGGTGGATTCATAGCTCCATCCCGATCTTTATCACCACTGATAAAATGTTCTCCATTTGAAAGGCTGGCCTTATAGGTAGGTCCCTCCTGCCAGCTAATTTTAGTCTTCAAATCAATCCCTCCTTTCTCAATTACAACAATTCTAATAATACAACTAAATTTCATAAATTACAGTGATATATCTCACAGAATCTCACAATTATTTAACTGCCTTCATCTCGACAAACCTTATAATTTCATCGCTAGCATCGTCTAGCATTTCATAATTTTCAAGCTTGATTGCCTGCTCAACTACCCCCTGAATACTGCCAAAAATAATAGCAGCCATTAGCTCAGGCTTATTAATTTCAAGTTCGCCTTTCTCATCACCTTTTTCCAGTAGTTTTTTAATAGACTGAGGAATCTGATTTAAGTATTGATTTATTGAGCCTTCTTTTTTAGGAAATTCCTTCTCTCTAACCAGTATATTACCTAGATCAGGGTTTTTCTTAATCTCCTCAAAATGTCTCACCAGAAAGAGTTCAAGTTTACTGACCACCGAGAGTTCCGGGCTTTCTTCCAATTCTGCCAGCAGATCAAGCCGTTTCTTAAATTCCCTGGCAAAAATTTCTTCTAACACCTCTTCTTTGCTGCTAAAATAATTGTAAATAGTCCCAACAGCAATTCCTGCCCGGTCCGCAATCCAGCTCATCTTAGTAAAATAATAACCTTCTTCCGCCATCACCTTAATAGCAGAATCAAGAATTAATTCTTTTTTATTACCGGCCATCTTCTTCCACCTACCAATTTATATATTTGATAATTATTATATCATAAATCCAACTCAATTAAAGCAATTCTATCCTAGAACGAGTATGAGATCGAGGCAGATAGCTGATTTCTGTCCTGGCTGCCTAAATCAAGCCCCTGGCTCATAACCTCCCCTTTCTGATAGATATACTCAAACTCCAGGCTAATAGCATCAGACAGAGAAAATTCAAGTCCAGGCCTTACTAAATAGCCATCAGTTGATAGATTATAGAAACTGGCCAGCCTATAGCTATGATAATCAGCAAAGGAGCCCTCTACTGCCTGCTGAAGAATATAATTGTCATCCTGGCTCAACCTGCCCCGATTATAAATTAACTGACCTAAAATCAGCTGACCGGACTCAAGATTGTAGTCAGCACCTAAAACCAGGCTGCCATAATTATCGCCAGCATCTGGCATCATCAAAGCCCCTTCTGCCCAGATCCCAAAACCCTGATAAGAGGTAGCCATATCTGCACCTAAAACCAGATATTCCCTAAAATAAGCCGATTCAGGCACAGGCCCCATCGGTGTCTCCTGATAGGAAATAGTCGGAACCTGCTCGTGGCCAGAGGTTAAACTAAGAGAGAAATCAAAGCCCTCCACTCCTCGACCTGAAAACTTCAGACCATACTCAACATTTCCTAATTCATTATCAACCTCTTCTACTGGCAGAACAATACCAGTTTCCGGCACAGTTAGCTCATCAGCAAAGGGACTATCATGGAATGGTGCAATAACACCGGTCAGACGATAATTCCGGTCAATAAAATAATCCCCTTTCAAAAGAAGCCTGGAATCCTTATCACCAGCTGGATCATCAAAATTAACTGGATTAATATTATCAGTCGGATTATAACCAGTTGCAGTACCCCAGGCTACCAGCTGTTTACCGGCTCTCAGGTCAAAATCAGCACCATAATAATCAAAGTAGGCATCCCTGATCTCAAAAACAGTCTCACCATCTGGCCATTCAGTCATAAACCCTAAATTAACCTGAAATGCCTCAGAAAAAGTCGACCGACCAATACCTAGTTCCAGATCAGAGACAACTCTGGCTGAGTCATCCCCCTCTATATCATAACTACTGCCTAATTCAAATTCACCGCCAATATCAACAGCTTCAACAGCAGCACCCTGAATTAAGAGTAAACCTAAAACTAAAACTACCACCATGTTCTTAATCATTATTTATAGCCCCCTCTCAAGATTTCTCGTTGTAAAGACTCCTGGATCTATCTCAGTATTATAATCAACCTCATTCAAAATCAACCTGGTCTGACTGCCACTTTCATGATCAGTCATTTCCAGCATCTGAGCAGTCCAGCGTCCATAAAGTTCGGCATGATCAAAGGTCAGTAAAGTCTTGACCAATTCCCCGGCTTCATAGTAATCAATCTTGAGAGGCAGCCAGAATTCACTATCAACTTTTACCTCCAGATTACTGTAAGCAACCCCGTCATTTACCGGTATCAGATCTAATTTATAGGCTTCATGACCCTCAAATTCAACTACTTCAACTAATTCAGCCTGATAATCATTGCCAAACCCGGCAGTACCTAAAGCCTCCATATCTTCATAACTTAAATCACTTCCCATAAAATCTCCCTGTTTGGCCGAGCCAGCAATCCGTCTGGTATTATTTAACTCAGGTAGATATAACCACATATCATCATCTTCCATTAATAGTCCAGTCCCGGCAACATCAGCTGGAGCTAAAAACCTAACCAGCATCTGCTCGTTCCCGGCTTCAACTCTACTCCAGGTTGCAATCTCTCTACTCCTCTCGCTCCCTCTGGATGAAACAAGGACCATCTCCTGTTCCATATATTTATTATCAACCCTCATTGTCTCATCCATATTTTCTAAAACCTCCTGACCGGTCATGGCATTTAGC carries:
- a CDS encoding UvrD-helicase domain-containing protein; the protein is MGQILKIYKGPAGSGKTTILKDKYQELAREVGTDRIMVLLQNAPSVRDWKNNLQLKKSGPLNIFTFFGLAQDQVRTYWPEVYDIEGLPVDPYFMNVETAHYIMTRIVEQRRDKKDYFVNLNSTSNSIAVQLIDNLNQAALNLLNMAELEARLLDWAADDTDKGKIFKEAILLMNQYRESCHDHFVIDYSLLIKLFFRLLKTDRYLKRLEESYDYLIVDELELTPPAAQKLIEYMLSVTQDSFMAYNPEGKINRFFGGNPKLAEKKFFHQAEIEELTEFYGASQEAVDFAERIKGRVKASSGIHRSGARNLEGSQKLADSSEYIEGRISSEFRGDMLGKVADEVIRLVETGVEPGDIGVIAPHLDKVLEFTFTEKLAREGLDIFNLLRSKRLIDIPYSQALLTLAQLVYPAWKLRPDFTSLQQTFVLLLDLDPVRGAILAERVIANEYRLPEIDQQELRERLGFKRFEEYNKLQAWIAEKIEAEIEVRDFFQQVFVEFLAPLSPDEEEIIACRQIIKSFHKFAEIIEAYNITDGNRIGKYFISMINKGTLAAEILNEPGQKIRDKVIVSTPYKFITSTLVDSVEYLFLLDTGSQFWFSGITKELLNPYVLSPQWNQQANWDDRIDRSLKQDQLLDNILSLIRKSSKGIYLATSLFDSRGIEQEGELVDWFI
- a CDS encoding thioredoxin family protein, which gives rise to MEIVVYGSGCKNCDTTEQRIREVVEELGVDASVTHDHDINSAAEKGIMLTPGVTIDGEIVSEGSVPTRDEIKKWLK
- a CDS encoding permease, with the protein product MTKKKKLGIFIIGFAFIYFLPLESADLQEAIIEGFHMLQYYARNHVLYSLVPAFFVAGAIANFMSKQAVIKYFGAGAKKWVSYSVASVSGAILSVCSCTVLPLFAGIYKRGAGIGPATAFLYSGPAINVLAIILTARVLGWQLGLARIVFAVIFALIVGVMMGLIFDRGGDEESEAAAAARRAAANGDDEDRTTVQNLIYFLVMILILIFAAWAEPSETVGFGQFIYEIKWPVTFGLLAVLAIILVKWFKKDELKSWVDESWSFTEQILPLLFAGVLVAGILMGRPGTEAGLIPQEWITRFVGANDLSSNLFASIIAAFMYFATLTEIPILQGLMGLGMAEGPALSLLLAGPALSLPNMLVIHSVLGLKKTSVFILLVVIMSTIAGMVYGNIII
- a CDS encoding ArsR/SmtB family transcription factor → MTTKKLFQARAEVAKALSHPLRLEIVDILQNKEHCVSELEEMLADASQSVISRHLSILKQAGLIKARKDGLNNYYSLRVPCVTGFFSCLDQVLEKDLEEKQKGLI
- a CDS encoding LCP family protein is translated as MSDNKNSNRKILTVLLLLIFVGAGIFYFTMNLDESEFAEPMNEEELELLEDESEDEPNDEPEGELDEEPEDTTSVDVDDLDTETTRTDDETDDQTDDPDDSTSHIDDQDIQDSPADSPDLDDDRTAVDDGEDPEHDPEIAEEPAVTEDENDGIIDRIISFLSEPFREEDPEDIAIDDIDDIEEIEDINDIDDLEEITEEELEQADSPIQLASKNLVVLGIDDLSDQQELSFDFIGLISFNAEDLEIEFKIIPSRYTYEDQEIRTLSRQELTAIISEITGLEIDYELVLDYSGFQYYVDEIGGIELELADDFIIPDLELELTQGNNYLDGAEALNYARFYNPDNGERSRINRQQEVIDKIYHKSLRLENILRLPGHYNHLINEKEAVDTDIDQELIRNTIRYIRQLDQLSIKYSIFND
- a CDS encoding AbrB/MazE/SpoVT family DNA-binding domain-containing protein; translation: MKSTGIVREVDNLGRLVLPKELRTTMKLDFNDPMEFYKDGDNIILRKFNSGCSGCHFCGSMENRTFFKGKFVCESCIEELKD
- a CDS encoding VOC family protein, which codes for MAGSGQKIIKVDQVALKVSDLSRSTAFYEEVIGLRVRKRDNRSVYLSADGVNDLLVLRQLENSVDPPPGATGLFHSALLLPDRADLADFWMHLQNHRQWLKGASDHSVSEAIYLEDPDGIGIEIYSDREAVQVEAMGTEGLDVEDLLQHATNVSWEGVPERTVMGHVHLKVSDLEESIEFYRDVIGLQLMMQQGESAAFMATGGYHHHMGLNTWESQGGSAPPEEATGIEYVLISVPDQDILELIINAAREVTRVEKSEEGDFIVRDPSGIALRFKVRAEV
- a CDS encoding nitrous oxide-stimulated promoter family protein gives rise to the protein MNPKIEKKKSTVSFMINLYCKNHHSSPNTPCKSCRELIAYGHNKIEKCPNLDSNTTCGNCEIHCYNQEMQNQIKKVMKYSGPRMIFHRPLTAIKHIIRSKLLN
- a CDS encoding 4Fe-4S binding protein produces the protein MSNSKKRTISQILFIGLFFFLLFRGNLQIWVAFWALGIVVSLIFDRVYCGWACPMGTLLRFQSWIYDKFNLTREKVSSRLILNSFRVILILGFLAGMIAVRRFGYRLNIILILVVGALVISLFFEESFWHRICPHGTVLSISNKFSKYRMEISEDDCTDCGLCEQACPNNTIYQVGDSKVREIDSKECLVCFECQKACPADAISYQS
- a CDS encoding OsmC family protein, which translates into the protein MKTKISWQEGPTYKASLSNGEHFISGDKDRDGAMNPPEMILASLAVCAGLFLKPELKKLKTDWEELDITAEAVKAEAPDLFAEITLNYEIKTELDVKELEQAILKSHDNCLVSNSLDPEIPIKYNIEYK
- a CDS encoding TetR/AcrR family transcriptional regulator — translated: MAGNKKELILDSAIKVMAEEGYYFTKMSWIADRAGIAVGTIYNYFSSKEEVLEEIFAREFKKRLDLLAELEESPELSVVSKLELFLVRHFEEIKKNPDLGNILVREKEFPKKEGSINQYLNQIPQSIKKLLEKGDEKGELEINKPELMAAIIFGSIQGVVEQAIKLENYEMLDDASDEIIRFVEMKAVK